The following are from one region of the Mycolicibacterium diernhoferi genome:
- a CDS encoding phospholipase D-like domain-containing protein — MAASQDPVLVPGQTCRELAHADRFACIVDGADYLRYVKAALLRARHRIILIGWDFDAGTTFEPGGPTMPGPNQLGAFLYWLLWKRAGLRIHVLKSNLRLLSVFDDVWYGITPVSILNRVSGRRIRFAVDGAHPTGAVHHQKIISIDDAVAFCGGIDLTLGRWDTCEHRDNDPLRPNVTPRHEVAAVVDGAAARALGKVARERWEGATGQSLREVEAAHTAWPRGLEPDLRDIGVGIARTIPALPDNEEAREVEALDLAAIAAARQVIYLENQYLASRTLAEALIDRLREPDGPEVVVILPRRSESRLEQQSMDSARSLLIAELWAADEHRRLGVYWPVTEQGTPIYVHSKVIVVDDRLLRIGSSNLNNRSLGFDSECDLALEATETGSAVGKFIAGIGQRLIGEHLGVSADDFRGAVADHGSFLRALEALRGHGRTVEPMTAELVAGEAGPLAENELMDPDHVPSSLTGSVRRMLNELAGWP, encoded by the coding sequence ATGGCGGCATCGCAGGACCCGGTCCTTGTCCCCGGTCAGACCTGCCGGGAGTTGGCCCACGCCGACCGCTTCGCCTGCATCGTCGACGGGGCGGATTACCTGCGGTACGTCAAAGCAGCGTTGCTGCGGGCCCGGCACCGAATCATCCTGATCGGGTGGGACTTCGACGCCGGCACCACCTTCGAACCCGGCGGACCCACCATGCCGGGACCGAACCAGTTGGGGGCCTTTCTCTATTGGCTGCTCTGGAAGCGGGCCGGCCTGCGGATCCACGTCCTGAAATCCAACCTGCGACTGCTGTCGGTGTTCGACGACGTGTGGTACGGCATCACACCGGTCTCCATCCTGAATCGCGTCAGCGGTCGCCGCATCCGCTTCGCGGTGGACGGTGCGCACCCCACCGGGGCGGTCCACCACCAGAAGATCATCAGCATCGACGACGCCGTCGCCTTCTGCGGCGGTATCGACCTGACCCTCGGCCGATGGGACACCTGCGAGCACCGGGACAACGACCCGCTGCGCCCGAACGTCACGCCCCGCCACGAAGTTGCCGCCGTGGTGGACGGTGCAGCCGCCCGCGCCCTGGGCAAGGTGGCCCGGGAAAGGTGGGAAGGCGCGACCGGACAGTCGCTGCGCGAAGTCGAGGCGGCGCACACGGCCTGGCCGCGCGGCCTGGAACCCGACCTGCGCGACATCGGAGTGGGGATCGCCCGCACCATCCCGGCGTTACCGGACAACGAGGAAGCGCGCGAGGTCGAGGCGCTCGACCTCGCCGCGATCGCCGCCGCCAGGCAGGTCATCTATCTGGAGAACCAGTACCTGGCCTCGCGCACGCTGGCCGAGGCGTTGATCGACCGGCTGCGCGAGCCCGACGGCCCGGAGGTCGTCGTCATCCTGCCCCGTCGCTCGGAAAGCCGCCTGGAGCAACAGTCCATGGACAGCGCGCGCAGCCTGCTCATCGCCGAACTCTGGGCGGCCGACGAACACCGGCGCCTCGGCGTCTACTGGCCGGTCACCGAACAGGGCACACCGATCTACGTGCACTCGAAGGTCATCGTCGTCGATGACCGGCTGCTGCGGATCGGATCCTCCAACCTGAACAATCGGTCATTGGGATTCGACAGCGAATGCGATCTGGCCCTCGAAGCCACTGAAACGGGCAGTGCGGTCGGGAAATTCATCGCCGGTATCGGGCAGCGGCTGATCGGTGAGCACCTCGGGGTGTCCGCCGACGACTTCCGGGGCGCCGTCGCGGACCACGGATCGTTCCTGCGCGCCCTGGAGGCGCTGCGCGGGCACGGTCGCACCGTCGAGCCGATGACCGCCGAGCTGGTCGCCGGCGAGGCCGGCCCGCTGGCCGAGAACGAACTCATGGATCCCGACCACGTGCCGAGTTCGTTGACCGGCAGCGTGCGGAGGATGCTCAACGAGTTGGCCGGCTGGCCATGA
- a CDS encoding ClC family H(+)/Cl(-) exchange transporter: MTKPTGTLWICVVATLAGVGIGFVGGAFRWCLHVAERWRVELVEWVHQLADPGWVVPIAFAAAGATAAALVVRWVPLAAGSGIQHVEAVYRGTAQPPGLLLLPAKFIGGVLAIGSGLVLGREGPTVHMGAVIGTQAARRAGLAEPDVRMMQTVLGGAGLAVAFNAPIGGVLFTLEEATKSVRMRTVLPTIFAAGTAVACSRWLFGDHPDFGVEPVAAPALALLPVFVVFGLATGGLGVLYSRMVLTVLDGVAAVPRVPMIAKATVIGGLVGLVMLLDPRAVGGGDTVTQLIVGGGALALPVVLFLLAARLVAGPLSYASAVPGGLFAPLLAVGALWGMLFVGGLNILWPNDGASLVVPMAIAGMAAFFGAVVRAPLTAVVLVIEMTATTSLTVPMLAATAAAVLVAELLKSPPIYDSLRAKLPVRR; this comes from the coding sequence ATGACGAAACCGACCGGCACGCTGTGGATCTGCGTGGTGGCGACGTTGGCCGGTGTGGGGATCGGATTCGTCGGCGGTGCTTTCCGTTGGTGTCTGCACGTCGCCGAGCGCTGGCGGGTCGAACTGGTCGAGTGGGTGCACCAACTTGCCGATCCCGGCTGGGTGGTACCGATCGCGTTCGCCGCGGCCGGCGCGACCGCCGCCGCGCTCGTGGTCCGGTGGGTACCGTTGGCCGCCGGCAGCGGAATCCAGCACGTGGAGGCGGTCTACCGCGGCACGGCGCAGCCACCGGGACTGTTGCTGTTGCCCGCCAAGTTCATCGGTGGCGTGCTCGCGATCGGTTCGGGGCTGGTGCTGGGACGCGAGGGGCCGACCGTCCACATGGGAGCGGTGATCGGGACCCAGGCGGCGCGACGAGCCGGACTGGCCGAGCCGGACGTGCGGATGATGCAGACCGTGCTGGGCGGGGCGGGGCTGGCCGTGGCCTTCAATGCGCCGATCGGCGGGGTGCTGTTCACCCTCGAGGAAGCCACCAAGTCGGTTCGGATGCGGACGGTGTTGCCGACGATCTTCGCGGCCGGCACCGCGGTGGCCTGTTCCCGGTGGCTGTTCGGCGATCATCCGGACTTCGGCGTCGAACCGGTTGCGGCACCCGCTCTGGCGCTGCTTCCGGTGTTCGTCGTCTTCGGGCTGGCCACCGGAGGGCTGGGGGTCCTGTACAGCCGGATGGTGCTCACCGTCCTCGACGGCGTGGCCGCGGTTCCCCGGGTCCCGATGATCGCGAAGGCGACGGTGATCGGCGGTCTCGTCGGGTTGGTGATGTTGCTCGACCCGCGCGCGGTCGGCGGCGGCGACACGGTCACGCAGTTGATCGTGGGAGGCGGCGCGCTGGCGTTGCCGGTGGTCTTGTTTCTCCTGGCGGCCCGGCTGGTGGCCGGCCCGCTGTCCTACGCGTCCGCGGTGCCGGGTGGCCTGTTCGCCCCACTGCTGGCGGTCGGTGCGTTGTGGGGCATGCTGTTTGTCGGCGGCCTGAACATCTTGTGGCCCAACGATGGTGCCTCCCTGGTGGTGCCGATGGCGATCGCGGGCATGGCGGCATTCTTCGGCGCGGTGGTGCGAGCGCCCTTGACGGCGGTCGTGTTGGTCATCGAGATGACGGCCACCACGTCGTTGACGGTGCCGATGCTGGCCGCGACCGCCGCCGCGGTTCTGGTCGCCGAACTGCTCAAGTCACCGCCCATCTACGACAGCCTGCGGGCCAAGTTGCCCGTGCGACGGTAG